A segment of the Terribacillus aidingensis genome:
GTGCTTTCTTATCTTGATCCGGAACAATCTGGTCAGATTTTGTCAGAGTTACCACAGGACATGCAGGCTGATGTTGCAAAACGAATCGCTACAATGAGCAGTACATCGCCTGAAATCATCAGTCAGGTAGAACAAATACTCGAGAAGAACTTGTCTGCAACTGCGACACAGGATTATACACAGACTGGCGGTATCCAAGCCGTTGTAGAAGTACTCAATGGAGTTGACCGCAGTACAGAAAGGACCATCCTTGATGAACTGGAAGTGCAAGACCCTGAGCTTGCAGAGGAAATCAAAAAGCGCATGTTTATCTTTGAAGATATTGTCACGTTGGATAATCGAGCGATACAGCGTGTCATTCGCGAAGTGGAAAATGATGACCTCAAGCTTTCACTGAAAGTGGCCAGCGATGAAGTCAAAGATATTGTATTCCAAAACATGTCTGACCGGATGGCGCAGACGTTCAAGGAAGAAATGGAATTCATGGGTCCTGTACGCTTGAAGGATGTAGAAGAAGCACAAAGCCGTATTGTTTCAGTTATTCGACGATTGGAAGAAGTTGGCGAGATAATCATATCCCGTGGCGGAGGAGATGACATCATTGTCTAATATCTGGCAATCAGTTGCAGTGAAAGAGTCAAAAGTAATTGGTATAAAACCTATTAAGATATCGCTTGAAACAGCTGATGGTACCGAAGAAGCTTTATCTTTCCAAGCTGAGAAGGAACGGTCAGAGCAGTACCTCCAGGAAGCCAAAACAGAAGCTGACCAAATGCTTACAGCTGCCAAAAAGGCAGTAGAAGAGCAAAGGATGCAATGGGAGTCAGAGCGGCAGGAATTTATCGAGCAGGCACAGCTGGAAGGATATCAGAAAGGTTTTGAAGCTGGACAACAGGAAGGTTTGCAATCCTATCAAGCCAAAATGGAAGAAGCACAAAAGTTGATCGAACTGGCGCAGCAAGACTATAAGGCAACGGTTGAAAGCAGTGAGGACGTACTGCTTGATCTTGGGCTAAAGCTTGCAGAAAAGATTCTTCATGCAAAGCTTGAAAAAGAGCCGGAAAGCTATCTATCGATCGTTAAGGGCGCGATTGCTGACTGGAAGGAACGGAGCGATCTACGCCTTTACGTTCATACAGATAGCTATGAACTTGTTCTGCAGCAGAAAGAAGAATTGACTTTACTCACTGGAAAAGACTTTGACCTTATGATTATGCCTCAGCATGATTTGCCTGTAGGCGGCTGTATCCTTGAAACCAAGCATGGAAGAATTGATGCGAGTATCGATTCTCAGCTGACCGTCCTGCGCGAGAAGCTATTTGAGATCAGGCGAGAGGAAACTATTTGATGTTAGGGCGATACGTTGAAGAGCTTGATAAATTAGATACCTATAAACGATATGGAAGAATCCATAGAGTTGTTGGATTGCTGATTGAATCACACGGTCCGGTCACAAGTGTCGGAGAAATCTGTTATATTCATCCTTCTTCAAGTTCTGGAGAAAGGTTTTTGGCAGAGGTCGTCGGATTTGATGACGAAAAAGTTCTGCTCATGCCTTTTGCTCCCTTGAAGGATGTCGGGCCTGGATGCCTTGTTGAAGCGACCAGTTCACCATTGTCGATCAAGATAGGTCATGGCTTGATTGGGAGCATAATTGATCCGCTAGGACAGCCATTAGATGGCAGTATGCTCCCTAAAGGCTTGAAATCCTTTACGACAGATCGTAATCCGCCGAATCCTATGACTAAGCCTCGAATCTTAGAACCGCTGGAAACAGGTGTACGGGTAATCGACAGTCTTTTGACAGTCGGTCAGGGACAGCGAGTTGGAATTTTCGCCGGAAGCGGCGTAGGTAAAAGTACGCTTCTGGGAATGATAGCCCGGAAATCAAGTGCCGATGTCAATGTCATTGCATTGATTGGAGAGCGCGGAAGAGAAGTTCGCGAATTTATTGAGAAGGATTTAGGCGAGGAAGGCATCAAAAGGTCGATAATCGTTGTGGCAACATCTGATCAGCCTGCTCTTATGCGGATTAAAGGTGCTTATACTGCAACTGCTATTTGTGAGTATTTCCGTGATCAAGGAATGCATGTCAACTTGATGATGGATTCGGTCACTCGGGTAGCGATGGCACAGCGTGAAATCGGTCTAGCCTCAGGCGAACCGCCAACGACAAAAGGTTATACACCCTCTGTTTTTGCAGCTTTGCCAAAACTGCTTGAAAGAACCGGTACAAATGAACTTGGGGCAATTACTGCATTCTACACCGTGCTTGTGGATGGTGACGACATGAATGAACCGATTGCCGATACAGTACGAGGTATTTTGGATGGTCACTTCGTTTTAGATCGGAAATTAGCGGAACAAGGGCAATTTCCAGCTTTGAATGTCCTTAAGTCAATTAGCCGGGTGATGCCGCAAATTACCGATGACGAAGTCTACCAGCTAGCACAGCGTTTACGGACAATGCTTGCACTATATGAAGAAAACCGTGAACTGATTCAAATCGGTGCATACAAAAGAGGCACGAATAATGAGATCGATGAAGCAATCGATTATCAAAAATCGATTCTGGATTTCCTAAAGCAAGGAATGCATGAGTTTACCAGTCGTCCAGACACAATTCAGCTCATGAAGCAGCTGATGGGAAAGGGATGATGTAATGGCTGAAGCAAAGGTATTCGAAAAGATATTGCGTATGAAGGAACGGGAACGAAAAACCGCACAGCAAGCTTTTGCAGAAAAGCAGCAGCAGTTCGAAGCAGCAGCAACTACTTTGTATGAACTGCTCAAAAAGAAAGAAGATGCCGAACAGCAGCTGTCCAATGGCTTAGCGGCTTCTGTTTCTATCCAGCAGCTGTCTGAACATCATGATTTCCTGGAAACGATCAACCGGCGTATTGACCGGGCCCAAATAGCTGTACAGTTCGCTCGTAACGCTATGATGGAAAAACAGGAGCTGTTATCGGAAGCATACATCGAAGTGAAAAAGATCGAAAAGCTTCTAGAGAAGAAGAGGCAGGAAGCATGGCGCAAGCAGCAGGAAGAAGAAAATAAGCAGATGGATGACATATCGATCCGCCAATTCTTAGCAAATGGAGCACGATAGTATATGGCAAAACAAAAACAAGATCAACCAAAGAAAAAAGGCAAAGGAAAAGGATTTATCCTCTACTTCTTATTACCTGTCGTACTGGCAGCAGCACTTGTGATTGCAATATTAGAGTTCTCAGGTGTATCTGTTGCAAAGCTGGCCTCTGGTATTCCGGTCATCGGGAACATGGTCAATGATGATTCTGCCGCAACATCGGGCAATACTGCAGATGCGGAAAAGCTGAAACAGCAGCTCAAGGATCAGCAAGCGACTATCGATATGATGAAAGAAACAGAGGATGCTAAAAATACGGAGATTGATGACTTGAATCAGCAAATCGTCAAACTGGAAAATCAAATTAACGGCACTGAACCCGAAGCTGATACGACTGCAGCACAAGCTGCTACTGCCGATGGGGAGACAGCTGCTGGAGAAGAACCAGCGACTCCATTTAAAGAAGCTGCATCATCCTTCAGTAAGATGGATGATGCAAAGGCAGCAGCAATCATCAGCAAGCTGGATAACGAGAAGGCTTTAGGTGTTCTTCAGGAACTGTCCGGTAAAAAACGGGGTACTGTTCTTGCTGCAATGGATCCGGAGGCAGCAGCTTCTTATACAAGTGCAATGGTCGACGATGCGGAAAAGGAGGCAGAAGCAGTTGAATAATGTCATTATGTCTATGCTCCCGACAAGCGCCACTCCTAATGTACCGCAGAAGACATCTGCACCGTCTGATGTGTTCCAAAGTTTATTCCAGCAAGTCAGTTCCAAAACAGGCGAACCGGATGTAAATAATCAAGCTGGCAGTGAAACGATGCTACTAGATGTACAAGACCAGCAGGATATGCAGGTTATTCTGGATGCATTATTCGACAAAGTTCCGGCCGATGACACCCTTGAGCTTGAAGAGCAGCCTGAAGATGCTTGGGAACTGCTGGAACAAGTATTAGGAGAAGATCAGCTAGCAGTTTATCTGCCGACACAATTAAAAGAAATGGCACAAAATGTTTTGGGAAGTATCAAACCGAAAGACAATGAGTCAGCGGTGAATGACCTAATGGCTCAGCTTGAGCATTTGCAGGAGCAGTTGTCTACGGGCAGTCTTCCTGTGACAGGCATGGTAAGCAATAGTGAAAAAGGAATGGTTTCTCTGCAAGCCATAGCTGCAGGTTCAAAATTTTCAAGTATCCCTTTGCCAAATATAAAAGATACACTAGCTTCCAAGTCTTCTATAGATAGTACTTCTGTCCAGAATGAAGTGAGTGATGAAGTTTCAGATGCCTTGTCAGCTAAATTAGATAGACGTGACACACTGTCTGTGCTATCGAATCGTTCGCTGACAGGATCCAGTCTGCTGGAATCCCAGGCTGCTAGAAATCAAACAGCATTGACGCAGCAGTCGGGGACAAAGCTAACAGAGACTGCTAACGCGGTTCGTCAGCTTGTGGACGCGGCTGCCGATAGTGGAAAAGAAAAAATACAGATGAGCACTGCAGTAACACAGCAGCGTGATTCTCAGGTTTTAGATCAAAAGCAAGTCAGCATGTTCCAGGTTCCAAAGCAGGAGCAGCTTATATTTCATTTGAAACAAGCTGATCAGACACCGGAGCAAGCTAGTGAGGAACTTATCCAAAAGCTTGAACAGGCAGTGAAGTTCAGCGGCATTTTATCTGACAGAAACGGCTTGAAGGAATTGTCTATTCAGCTGAAGCCGGGTAACTTAGGCGACTTACAAGTGAAATTAGTACGTGAGAACGGAGACATTACCGTTCAGATTCTCGCAACATCAAAACAGGCTAAAGACTTGCTGGAATCCAATATATCAAGTCTCAAGCATATGTTCTCTCCTCATCAGGTAACAATCGCTGAGCGAGCAGATCAATTCCAGACAACGTCTGCTGAAAGTTATGATCAGCAAACGTTCCAGGAAAAAGATGAGGAACAGGCGAATCAGCAGCAGAAACAGAAGGAAAATGTAGTTCATGAAGAAAACCAATCCACCTTTGCGGACATTTTGCTTGAACAAAAGGAGATTAAGATATGACGACTACAGGAGCAATAGACTCCAGCTATTATCTGGACTCACAAAAAACTAGAACTCCAAGTGCAACGCTGGATAAAGATGATTTTCTACAGATCTTGATGGTTCAGCTGCAAAATCAGGATCCTACAAGTCCAATGGATGATTCAAAGTTTGTGGACCAAATGACTTCCTTCACTAATCTGGAGCAGGTCATGAATATATCGGAAGCCGTCCAGTCTCTTGCCGGAAATCAGACAGTCATGTCGCCTGTGCTTCAGTACAGTCATATGATCGATAAACAAGTAACGTATAACGAATATGACTTAGATACAGGTGAGATCACCGACACCATTACAAGTAAGGTTACAGCTGTGACGCAGCAAGGCGGCTATGCCGTGCTGGAGCTCGAAAATGGAAAGTCAATTTATGCAGACGCAGTAACGAAGGTAAGCAACGAATAATAAATAAGAAAAGGATGATGAAGCATGTTACGTTCTCTTTACTCTGGTATTTCTGGTATGAAAGGTTTTCAGACAAACTTGGATGTGGTTGGTAACAACATCGCTAACGTAAACACGTCAGGATATAAGAAGAGCAGAATTACTTTCCAGGATATGATGAATCAGCAAATCAAGGCATCCAACGACCCTACAGCAACTACTGGCGGTACAAATGCCAGCCAAGTTGGGTTGGGTTCAAAGATTGGTTCAATTGATAATGTGCATACACAAGGTAACCGTCAAAATACTGATCGAACTCTTGATTTAGCCCTTGAAGGAGACGGTATGTTCATCGTTTCTTCTTCACCTACAGGTAATAACGATTTAACATCGGCTGAAGTTGGCTTTACTCGAGCAGGTAACTTCTATTTGGATGGAGACGGAAGAATTGTTAATAGCAGCGGGCTATTTCTGCTTGGTACTAACGGAGAGGCCATAACGGTTCCAGAAGGTGCTACAAGTCTAAGTATCAATTCACAAGGGCAAGTGACTTACAATGACGAAGACGGAACTCTTGAGGTAGCTGGCACTATCGGGCTGGCGAAGTTTTCTAATCCTGATGGATTAATCAAGAATGGGAACAGCACATATCGAAACACGCCTAACGCAGGTTTGCTTGGTGGTGGAACTATATCAGCTCCAGGTGAAAATGGTACAGCGAACGTCGTACCTGGGGCTTTGGAAATGTCCAACGTGGACCTTTCTGAAGAGTTCACGAATATGATTATCGCGCAGCGTGGATTCCAGGCAAATACTAGAATCATTACTACATCCGATCAGATCTTGGAAGAGCTTGTTAACCTGAAACGTTAAAAGGGGGGTGAAGGGAGTTAAAAGCTCCCTTTCATAGCATGATTCAGCTAACAAGATTAAATGGAGAATCATTAACATTGAATGCACTATTCATCGAACAGATACAATCCTTTCCTGACACAACGATCACACTTACGTCCAGCAAGAAGATCATTGTTCGGGAGTCGGAGATAGAAGTAGCTAGAAAAATACGCGAATTCTATCAATCTATCGGTTTGATTGGTGTGAAGGAGAAACAAGAAAAAAATGAACGCTAAAGTTATCATTATTATTTTATCGGTTGTCGTGATCTTAGGGGCTGGCGGATTTGTAGCATGGAATTTCTTCACGAGCCCTACGTCAGAGGCTAAAGAACCTTCGGCAACTGAGCTTGCTGAATATTCAGTAGCAACAGATGAGATCACCACTGATTTGGAGGATGGCAGTATCGTCCGGATCCAATTCCAGCTCATCACAGATGGCGAGAAAGCGAAGGAAGAAGTAACCGCACGACAGTTCCAGCTGAAAAATATCGTGATCAAGGAAATGACTGCGATCAACAAAGAGGATTTCCAGGCTGGATTGACGGACTTGGAAGAAAACCTTAAGAAAAAATTGAATGAAGAAATGCAAGAAGGCAAGATCGAAGATGTATATACGATCAGCAAAGTACTACAATAAACCACTGAAAAGCAGGAACGGAGGTGACGTGCATGGCAGAAGAGGTCTTATCACAGAATGAGATCGATGCACTGTTATCCGCTATATCTTCCGGTGAGATGGATGCAGATGAGCTGAAACAGGATGAGAAAGCCAAAAAGGTAAAAACGTACGATTTTAAACGAGCACTCCGTTTTTCGAAGGATCAGATCCGCAGCCTTACACGAATTCATGAGAATTTTGCCAGATTGCTGACTACGTTCTATTCGGCAAGACTGCGAACATTTGTCCAAATATCAGTCGCATCTGTGGATCAAGTGCCTTATGAGGAGTTCATACGATCCATTCCGACGATGACTATATTGAACACCTACAGTCTGGCACCGCTTGAGGGCAAGATTTTGATTGAGTATGATCCGACCATCGCTTTTGCGATGCTGGATAGGACTCTAGGCGGTCGCGGCAGCAGTGTAAATAAGATCAACAACTTGACTGAAATAGAAACGACACTCATGACGCAATTGTTCGAATCCGGAATGGAAAACTTAAAGTCGGCTTGGCAATCCGTAGAGGATGTTGATCCTATATTAGAAGAGTTCGAGGTCAACCCGCAATTTCTCCAGATGGTTTCACCGAACGAAACTGTTGTCGTTGTGACACTGAATTCCACAATCGGTGAAACATCCGGCATGATTAATATTTGTATCCCGCATGTTGTGCTGGAGCCGATTGTATCGAAGCTTTCTATACATTATTGGATGCAGGCTCCAGTAGACAGACAAGGAAATGAAACAGAGTTGCGGGATCTATCCGCAAGTATCCAGAAAGCTTCGATAGATTTGAAGGCGATCCTTGGAGAGACATCGATTCATGTGGAAGAGCTGTTCAACCTTAGGGAAGGTGATGTGCTAATGCTGAATCAGCAAATCGACCGACCTCTTGATGTTAGAGTGGATAATCAAGTGAAATTCAAAGCTCAGCCAGGTAAACAGAAAAATAAAATGGCGATACAAATAATGGAAGAGATTGAAACAGGGGGGGAAGAAAATGAGTGACAATATGTTGTCCCAAGAAGAAATAGATGCATTATTAAATGGACCAGCCGACAATCCGAGCAGCACAGATGATGAGCAGCACCTCCCTGAGGAAAATTTGGATTCTATGGAAGTGGATGCGCTTGGTGAGATTGGCAATATCTCATTTGGCAGTTCGGCAACAACACTATCGACACTATTAAATCAAAAGGTCGATATCACGACACCAAAAACTGCTGTAATTAAAAGATCCGATCTATATGATAAATTCCCACAGCCGAATGTGGCGATAGAGGTCAGCTATACAGAAGGATTTTCTGGGGCCAACCTTTTTGTTATTAAGCAGAGGGATGCAGCTATAATTGCAGACTTGATGCTTGGCGGAGACGGAAATGCTCCAGCTGAAGAATTCAATGAAATCCATCAGAGCGCTGTACAGGAAGCGATGAATCAAATGATGGGTGCAGCTGCAACAAGTATGAGTACTGTATTCAGTAAGAAAATTGATATTTCTCCGCCGTCAATCGCACTGATGGACCTTTCTGCTGGTACTGGTGCCGATAAACTGCCTGAGGATGAACAACTAGTAAGTGTCTCCTTTGATTTGAAGATTGGTAACCTGATAGATTCTTCTATCATGCAGCTTTTGTCAACTGAGTTTGCCAAGGATATGGTGAACGAGCTGTTGCAGCCAGCACCAGCAGAGCCGGAAGAAACAGCTGCACCACAGCAGCAAGCTGCTCCAAGTCAAACACAGCCGGCTATGCAGCAAGCTGCGCCACAACAGAGTGCACCGCAGCGGCCTGCTCAGCCAGCACCAAATGTGCAGCAAGCAGCATTTGCGAGTTTTGATACACCAGCAGCTCCGCCTGCTGAACAGCCTCGCAATCTCGACTTGCTGATGGACATTCCGCTGAAAGTATCGGTTGAGCTGGGCAGGACAAAACGTACTATAAGGGAAATCCTTGAGCTGTCTGTCGGTTCTGTTGTGGAATTGGACAAGCTTGCGGGCGAACCTGTGGATATACATGTAAATGATAAATTGATAGCTAAAGGCGAAGTTGTCGTCATCGAAGAGAATTTCGGTGTACGTGTTACTGACATCTTAAGCCAAACAGACAGATTGAAATCAATTAACTAATTTGACCATTGAGAGGAAGAGAAAATATGGGGAACAGAATTTTAATCGTAGACGACGCTGCATTCATGCGCATGATGATCAAGGATATCTTGACAAAGAACGGATTTGAAGTAGTAGGAGAAGCACAAGATGGCCAGCAGGCTGTAGAAAAATACAAAGAATTGACTCCGGATTTAGTAACAATGGATATTACAATGCCGGAAATGGACGGAATTGCTGCAATGAAAGAAATCAGAAGCCAATATCCTGATGCAAAAGTTATTATGTGTTCTGCTATGGGCCAGCAAGCGATGGTTATCGATGCTATTCAAGCCGGTGCTAAGGACTTTATCGTTAAACCATTCCAAGCAGATCGTGTTGTAGAGGCAATTCAAAAAGCATTAAGCTAAAAAAGGTGAGTAGGAAATGATGAAAAGAACAGTCTGGGCATGCATGCTCGTCGTATTGCTGCATCTTATCCTTTCTCCGGTTTCTGCTGAAGCGGCAGCAAGCGTGGAGGATTGTTTAAAAGAAGGTGCAGCCCAATCAGATGAATGCAAAGATATGAACGAAGCCGGAAATCAACAAGAAAATACACCAGCAGCAGATTCGGCTGATTCAGCAGCTGGAGGCACATCGACCTTTCTGAATCTGGTCAAGCTTGCATTGGCGCTAGTCGTCGTGCTCGGACTGATCTATGTCCTACTGAAGTTTTTGAATAAGCGAAATCGACTTTTTCAGCAGGTGCGGGCTATGGAGAACATTGGCGGAATCGCACTAGGCAACAACAAATCCGTCCAGATTGTCCGGGTCGGTGAAAAAGTATTCATGCTGGGTGTCGGCGACAATGTCGATTTGCTTACTGAAATAAAAGATGAGCAGACAATCAAGGAACTGAGCGAACAGGATCAGCAGGAAATGAAGGCATCTGCCTTATTGGCAAACATTCTTCCAGGCAGAAAACAGCAAGAAGAAAAGCACCAAGAGGAAAAAACGGAACAAAATGAGTCAGCCAGCAATTTTCAGGACTTGTTCAAAGAGGAACTAGGGAAGCTGAAGCAGTCACGAAACAGGTTGAATCAGCAGCAAAGGAAGGATACAGACAATGAATGATTTTATCAATATATTTTCTGGAACCGACCCCGAGAATGTATCTACCTCGGTCAAGTTGCTGTTATTATTGACGGTTTTTTCCCTGGCACCAGGAATACTGATTCTGATGACTTGCTTCACACGAATAGTGGTTGTGCTGTCGTTTGTGCGAATGAGTTTAGGTACACAGCAGACTCCGCCGACGCAAGTATTGATCGGGATAGCATTGTTCATGACTTTCTTTATCATGGCGCCGACTTTCAATGAGATTAATGATCAGGCTATTACGCCATTGATGAATGATGAAATATCACTCGATGAGGCTTATACAGAAGCCAGCGGTCCAATCAAGATGTTCATGGCGGAAGAAACACGACAAAAGGATTTATCTTTATTTATGAATTATGCCGGTATGGAAAGACCGGAATCAGTCGAAGATATTCCGCTATCAACGCTTGTCCCGGCTTTTGCAATCAGTGAGTTGAAGACAGCTTTCCAAATGGGTTTTATGATCTTCATTCCTTTTCTTGTCATTGATATGGCAGTAGCTAGTATTCTCATGTCGATGGGTATGATGATGCTGCCGCCAGTAATCATTTCATTACCATTCAAAATTTTGTTATTCATCCTGGTGGATGGCTGGTATTTGGTCACATCCTCGTTGCTGCGAGGGTTTTAGCGAATGAAGGAGCGTACGTACTATGAGCAGTGAATTTGTTATTTCCATCGCAGAACGCGGAATTTATACAGTACTGATTGTCAGCGGACCTTTGCTTATTCTGGCACTTGCAGTCGGTTTGATTGTCAGTATATTTCAAGCAACGACTCAGATTCAGGAACAGACGTTAGCGTTTATTCCTAAAATAGTCGCTGTATTAGTGGGTTTGGTTTTCTTCGGTCCCTGGATGCTGACAAGAATGGTCGAATTCACTGCAGGTATCCTAGAGAATCTGGATCGGTTTGTGGGCTGATTAGATGCTGTCGCAAATTGATTATACCGTTGTACCAGCATTTGCTTTAATCCTAGTTCGCCTTGTTGCTTTTTTTGTTACGGTACCACTGTTTTCATATAGAAACGTGCCAACAACATTCAAGATTGGGTTCAGCTTCTTCCTTGCTTTGATTATTTTCTTTACGATAGATCGCCCGACCATTCCAGTCGACCACACGTATTTCTTATTACTTTTCAAGGAAGCAATGGTAGGCCTGACAATTGGTTTGCTTGCTTTTATCGTCATCCAAGCAATAAATGTTGCTGGAGGATTGATCGATTTTCAGATGGGCTTTGCAATTGCCAATGTCATTGATCCTGTTACAAGGGCTCAAAGCCCGCTGACGGGACAATTCCTTTATACGATTGCTACACTGTTCCTGCTGTCTGTCAACGGTCATTTGCTCTTGATTGATGGAATTTTTTACAGTTATCAGTTGATTCCATTGGATGAGATGGTACCATTCGGCAATCAGTCAATTGTAGAACTGGTGCTCCGTACCTTCAGCCAAATGTTCCTCATAGCATTTCAGATGAGCATTCCTCTTGTCGGCTGTTTGTTTTTGGTTGATGTAGCTATTGGTATAGTTGCTAGAACAGTACCGCAGCTGAACGTATTTGTCGTAGGCCCTCCGATTAAGATATTGATAGCTTTTGTGCTGCTGTTCCTATCGATGGGTATCTATATGTCAGTAGTTCGGCAGCTGTTCGACTATATGCTTGTAGCAATGCGCGATTTGATGGTGCTGTTTGGAGGGGCTTAAATGAAATATCGTTTAGACCTGCAGTTTTTCGCTGGTGAAAAGACAGAGAAGGCGACTCCTAAGAAACAGCAGGATACTAGGAAAAAAGGACAAGTAGCCAAGAGTCAAGATGTCAACACTGCCATATTGCTTTTATTTTCTTTGGGTGTCTTAGCGCTGATGGGCGGCTATTTCAAGAATCAGTTCCTCCAGCTCTTCACACATGTTTTCGATCATTATCTCAATCAGGATATTACCGCGAATACTGTGCAGACACTTCTGGTGGAGATGAGCATATCCCTTGCGAAAATAGTCGGTCCAGTCATGGGAATTGCTATTCTGGCTGGTCTGGTCTCTAATTTTGCACAGTTCGGATTGCTGTTCAGCGGGGAAGCAATAAAATTTGACTTGAAGAAAATAGATCCAATTCAAGGAGCGAAGCGGATTTTTTCAGTCCGGGCTTTGGTCGAGTTACTAAAATCCCTTCTTAAGATTGGGCTGGTAGGCGCGGTCACATTCTATGTGCTTTGGCAGAACATGGATACTGTGATGACTATGTTCCTGAAGTCTCCTGAAAACGCAATGCAGTTTTTTGGGAAAATAACTTTATACATGGGTTTTGCAGCAACGATTGCCCTATTGTTTATAGCAGTTCTGGATTATGCATATCAGCGATTTGATTTCGCAAAGAATATTCGGATGTCCAAGCAGGATATCAAGGATGAGTATAAAAACATGGAAGGAAATCCATTGATTCGTTCCAAGATAAAAGAAAAACAGCGCCAAATGTCCATGATGAGGATGATGAGTGAGGTTCCGAAGGCCGATGTGGTCATTACGAACCCGACACACTTTGCAATTGCTATCCAATATGACGACAAAAAGTCTGATACACCAATCGTCATTGCAAAAGGAATGGATCATGTAGCGCTGAAAATAAAGGAAATCGCGAAGGCGAACAATGTAACGATGGTAGAAAACAGACCGCTGGCACGCGGATTATATAAGAATGTAGAGCTGAATCAGCCGATAAAGGAAGAATTCTTCCAGGCGGTTGCGGAAGTGCTCGCCTTTGTGTACCGCACAGAGCGTAAAATGTAAGAGAAGAGGAATTACAACATGAAACTTAAGGATATGTCAGTACTTATAGCAGTTATATTAGTGATCGTCATGCTGATCATCCCATTGCCGGATTGGCTTCTCAGCGTTCTGATCCTGACGAATATCTCGCTTGCTTTGATCGTCATTCTGGTGGCGATGAATACGGAGGAAGCGTTGCAATTCTCAATCTTCCCAACTCTCTTACTTTTGCTTACGCTATTCAGGCTGGCATTGAATATATCGACTACGAGAGCAATCCTTTCAGAAGGACATGCCGGGGGTGTAGTAGAGACTTTCGGCAGCTTTGTAATCGGTGATAATCCGCTTGTCGGTTTTGTTGTTTTCATCATTTTGGTTATCATCCAATTCCTGGTCATCACAAAAGGGTCAGAGCGGGTATCTGAAGTAGCAGCCCGGTTCACACTTGATGCAATGCCAGGTAAGCAGATGAGTATCGATGCCGATTTGAATGCTGGCATGATATCAGATGTAGAAGCTAAAAAGCGCCGTGAAAAAGTGGA
Coding sequences within it:
- the flgG gene encoding flagellar basal body rod protein FlgG — translated: MLRSLYSGISGMKGFQTNLDVVGNNIANVNTSGYKKSRITFQDMMNQQIKASNDPTATTGGTNASQVGLGSKIGSIDNVHTQGNRQNTDRTLDLALEGDGMFIVSSSPTGNNDLTSAEVGFTRAGNFYLDGDGRIVNSSGLFLLGTNGEAITVPEGATSLSINSQGQVTYNDEDGTLEVAGTIGLAKFSNPDGLIKNGNSTYRNTPNAGLLGGGTISAPGENGTANVVPGALEMSNVDLSEEFTNMIIAQRGFQANTRIITTSDQILEELVNLKR
- a CDS encoding flagellar FlbD family protein — protein: MIQLTRLNGESLTLNALFIEQIQSFPDTTITLTSSKKIIVRESEIEVARKIREFYQSIGLIGVKEKQEKNER
- a CDS encoding flagellar basal body-associated FliL family protein — protein: MNAKVIIIILSVVVILGAGGFVAWNFFTSPTSEAKEPSATELAEYSVATDEITTDLEDGSIVRIQFQLITDGEKAKEEVTARQFQLKNIVIKEMTAINKEDFQAGLTDLEENLKKKLNEEMQEGKIEDVYTISKVLQ
- the fliM gene encoding flagellar motor switch protein FliM, with the protein product MAEEVLSQNEIDALLSAISSGEMDADELKQDEKAKKVKTYDFKRALRFSKDQIRSLTRIHENFARLLTTFYSARLRTFVQISVASVDQVPYEEFIRSIPTMTILNTYSLAPLEGKILIEYDPTIAFAMLDRTLGGRGSSVNKINNLTEIETTLMTQLFESGMENLKSAWQSVEDVDPILEEFEVNPQFLQMVSPNETVVVVTLNSTIGETSGMINICIPHVVLEPIVSKLSIHYWMQAPVDRQGNETELRDLSASIQKASIDLKAILGETSIHVEELFNLREGDVLMLNQQIDRPLDVRVDNQVKFKAQPGKQKNKMAIQIMEEIETGGEENE
- the fliY gene encoding flagellar motor switch phosphatase FliY translates to MSDNMLSQEEIDALLNGPADNPSSTDDEQHLPEENLDSMEVDALGEIGNISFGSSATTLSTLLNQKVDITTPKTAVIKRSDLYDKFPQPNVAIEVSYTEGFSGANLFVIKQRDAAIIADLMLGGDGNAPAEEFNEIHQSAVQEAMNQMMGAAATSMSTVFSKKIDISPPSIALMDLSAGTGADKLPEDEQLVSVSFDLKIGNLIDSSIMQLLSTEFAKDMVNELLQPAPAEPEETAAPQQQAAPSQTQPAMQQAAPQQSAPQRPAQPAPNVQQAAFASFDTPAAPPAEQPRNLDLLMDIPLKVSVELGRTKRTIREILELSVGSVVELDKLAGEPVDIHVNDKLIAKGEVVVIEENFGVRVTDILSQTDRLKSIN
- a CDS encoding response regulator — translated: MGNRILIVDDAAFMRMMIKDILTKNGFEVVGEAQDGQQAVEKYKELTPDLVTMDITMPEMDGIAAMKEIRSQYPDAKVIMCSAMGQQAMVIDAIQAGAKDFIVKPFQADRVVEAIQKALS
- a CDS encoding flagellar biosynthetic protein FliO, giving the protein MMKRTVWACMLVVLLHLILSPVSAEAAASVEDCLKEGAAQSDECKDMNEAGNQQENTPAADSADSAAGGTSTFLNLVKLALALVVVLGLIYVLLKFLNKRNRLFQQVRAMENIGGIALGNNKSVQIVRVGEKVFMLGVGDNVDLLTEIKDEQTIKELSEQDQQEMKASALLANILPGRKQQEEKHQEEKTEQNESASNFQDLFKEELGKLKQSRNRLNQQQRKDTDNE
- the fliP gene encoding flagellar type III secretion system pore protein FliP (The bacterial flagellar biogenesis protein FliP forms a type III secretion system (T3SS)-type pore required for flagellar assembly.); its protein translation is MNDFINIFSGTDPENVSTSVKLLLLLTVFSLAPGILILMTCFTRIVVVLSFVRMSLGTQQTPPTQVLIGIALFMTFFIMAPTFNEINDQAITPLMNDEISLDEAYTEASGPIKMFMAEETRQKDLSLFMNYAGMERPESVEDIPLSTLVPAFAISELKTAFQMGFMIFIPFLVIDMAVASILMSMGMMMLPPVIISLPFKILLFILVDGWYLVTSSLLRGF